The Euphorbia lathyris chromosome 3, ddEupLath1.1, whole genome shotgun sequence genome contains a region encoding:
- the LOC136224483 gene encoding lipoyl synthase, chloroplastic, whose translation MEQALSNHSISFSISIPKSFRFSSNYVSPSSIRCQSEISSERNDDTAKKGPYPGGMTGPYTGRDPNVKKPEWLRQRAPQGERFQEVKNSLSRLKLNTVCEEAQCPNIGECWNGGSDGISTATIMLLGDTCTRGCRFCAVKTSRNPAPPDPMEPYNTAEAIASWGVDYIVLTSVDRDDIPDGGSGHFAQTVQAMKKLKPEIMVECLTSDFRGDLKAIETLAHSGLDVFAHNIETVKRLQRIVRDPRAGYEQSLSVLKHAKLSKNGMVTKTSIMLGLGETDDELKEAMADLRAIDVDILTLGQYLQPTPLHLTVKEYVTPEKFAFWKEYGESIGFQYVASGPLVRSSYRAGELYVKTMVKERAMATAAKL comes from the exons ATGGAGCAAGCACTCTCTAATCACTCTATCTCCTTCTCAATCTCCATTCCCAAATCCTTCCGTTTCTCATCCAACTATGTCTCTCCTTCATCAATTCGATGTCAATCTGAAATCAGTTCCGAACGGAATGATGATACGGCGAAGAAAGGTCCATATCCAGGTGGAATGACGGGGCCGTACACCGGTAGAGATCCAAATGTGAAGAAGCCTGAGTGGTTGAGGCAGAGAGCTCCTCAAGGGGAAAGGTTTCAAGAGGTTAAAAACTCTCTCTCTCGATTGAAACTCAATACTGTTTGTGAAGAAGCTCAGTGCCCTAATATTGGGGAGTGTTGGAATGGAGGCAGCGATGGTATTTCTACTGCTACTATTATGCTTCTTGGTGATACTTGTACTCGTGGTTGTAGATTTTGTGCTGTTAAAACTAGTAGAAATCCTGCTCCGCCTGATCCTATGGAGCCTTACAACACTGCTGAAGCCATTGCAAGCTGGGG GGTGGATTACATAGTTTTAACAAGTGTAGATCGTGATGATATACCTGATGGTGGAAGTGGACATTTTGCTCAGACTGTTCAAGCTATGAAG AAACTCAAGCCTGAGATCATGGTGGAATGTTTGACTTCTGATTTTCGGGGTGACCTAAAGGCTATAGAAACTTTGGCACATTCAGGATTAGATGTCTTTGCCCACAATATTGAAACCGTGAAACGGCTTCAACGGATTGTTAGAGACCCTAGAGCTGG GTATGAACAGAGTTTATCAGTTTTGAAACATGCAAAGCTCAGCAAGAATGGAATGGTAACAAAAACTTCCATCATGTTGGGTCTAGGAGAAACAGATGATGAGTTGAAGGAAGCTATGGCTGATTTAAGGGCAATAGATGTAGACATTTTGACACTCGGACAATATTTACAG CCAACCCCATTGCACTTGACTGTGAAAGAGTATGTTACACCGGAAAAATTTGCTTTCTGGAAAGAATATGGAGAATCCATAGGGTTCCAGTATGTGGCTAGTGGACCTCTG GTTCGATCCTCATATAGGGCAGGGGAGTTGTATGTTAAGACAATGGTAAAAGAAAGAGCTATGGCAACTGCTGCCAAATTGTAG